Proteins encoded within one genomic window of Cucumis sativus cultivar 9930 chromosome 3, Cucumber_9930_V3, whole genome shotgun sequence:
- the LOC101206344 gene encoding FCS-Like Zinc finger 3 has translation MPQLSPSPRLPISSLIFFTIPFALNSQAPNIFPHFRPFFTMRTAPLFYAGCADYLLHEPHFLEACSLCRKALGRNSDIFMYRGNTPFCSKECRQEQIEIDEAKEKSWRRSSSSSSSSSSSKSSQSHRKQEANKKTVRSGTVAVA, from the exons ATGCCCCAGCTTTCTCCTTCCCCTCGGCTTCCCATTTCCTCTCTCATCTTCTTTACTATACCCTTTGCCCTAAACTCTCAAGCTCCCAATATCTTTCCTCACTTCCGCCCATTTTTCACCATGAGAACTGCTCCCCTATTCTACGCCGGATGTGCCGATTACCTCCTCCACGAGCCTCACTTCCTAGAGGCTTGTTCCCTTTGCCGGAAAGCTCTCGGACGCAACTCCGATATTTTCATGTACAG AGGAAACACTCCGTTTTGTAGTAAAGAGTGCCGGCAAGAACAGATTGAAATCGATGAGGCGAAGGAAAAAAGTTGGAGGCGTTCTTcatcttcgtcttcttcttcttcttcttctaagaGCAGTCAAAGTCACAGAAAACAAGAAGCTAACAAGAAAACTGTACGGTCCGGCACCGTTGCGGTGGCCTGA
- the LOC101222137 gene encoding pentatricopeptide repeat-containing protein At1g09900, with protein sequence MFVNVRRLQNSFKVHWSSSLSSSQTLIPKLFNEYCSSSSSDSSTRSFDYIAQFLPSNDGTLKLISVNSVTTNDRRRVTVGLSKAIKLYQGYVLKGLSRNFCPFLLVKIMKLFECRETAYAFFKLAFKDDSEETVRSCCVLAHLLAAEQLRFLAQDIVSWVVARIGPGRSKNLAAFMWEGHRVYESDYSVLDTLMRAFVKSEMHFEALEILSKMREVGVTPNPSAISILFRLLIRAGDCGAVWKLFGDVVRKGPCPNNFTFNLLILEFCRKGWTRIGEALLHVMGKFRCEPDVYSYNIVINANCLKGQSSYALHLLNLMIENGCKPSIATFCTIIDAFCKEGNVELARKYFDEIEDMGLSQNTIVYNIMISGYVKARDISQANLLFEEMRTKDIVPDGITFNTLVAGHYRYGKEEDGNRLLRDLSVSGLLHDSSLCDVTVAGLCWAGRYDEAMKLLENLLGKGIPPSVVAFNSIIAAYGNAGLEERAFYAYGIMVKFGLTPSSSTCSSLLISLVRKGSLDEAWIALYDMIDKGFPVTNMAFTVLLDGYFRIGAVNMAESLWNEMKGRGVFPDAVAFAAFINGLCISGLMTDAYDVFSDMLRKGFVPNNFVYNSLIGGFCKVGKLNEALKLVREMNKRGLLPDIFTVNMIICGLCKQGRMKLAIETFMDMCRMGLSPDIVTYNTLIDGYCKAFDVGGADDLMMKMSDSGWEPDLTTYNIRIHGYCTVRKINRAVMILEELISVGIVPNTVTYNTMINAVCNVILDHAMILTAKLLKMAFVPNTVTVNVLLSQFCKQGMPEKAIFWGQKLSEIHLDFDETTHKLMNRAYRALEEGGEVINTSYEKSVFMDFLMYITYDYFCRTKPLREKDDSSTFKTSFSQFNTLIEV encoded by the coding sequence ATGTTTGTCAATGTGCGTCGCCTGCAGAACTCTTTTAAGGTACACTGGTCTTCTTCTCTGAGTTCAtctcaaaccctaattccCAAATTGTTTAACGAGTATtgttcttcgtcttcttctgATTCGAGTACTCGTTCTTTTGACTATATTGCTCAATTTTTGCCTTCCAACGATGGTACTCTGAAATTGATCTCTGTGAATTCCGTGACTACAAATGACCGCCGTAGAGTCACTGTTGGGTTATCCAAAGCCATTAAGCTGTATCAGGGATACGTATTGAAGGGATTATCGAGAAATTTCTGTCCATTTTTACTGGTTAAGATTATGAAACTGTTTGAATGTCGGGAAACCGCGTATGCGTTCTTCAAGCTAGCATTTAAGGACGATTCTGAAGAAACTGTTAGGTCTTGCTGTGTACTGGCACATCTCTTAGCTGCAGAACAACTTCGTTTTCTAGCGCAAGATATTGTTTCGTGGGTTGTTGCTAGAATTGGTCCAGGAAGGAGCAAGAATTTAGCGGCATTTATGTGGGAAGGTCACCGTGTGTATGAATCTGACTATTCAGTTTTGGATACTCTAATGCGGGCGTTTGTAAAGTCAGAAATGCATTTTGAGGCGTTAGAAATATTGAGTAAGATGCGTGAGGTGGGAGTGACGCCAAATCCATCGGCCATTTCGATTCTTTTTAGATTGTTGATTAGAGCTGGCGATTGTGGTGCTGTATGGAAGTTGTTTGGGGATGTGGTTCGAAAGGGACCTTGCCCtaataattttacatttaactTATTGATTCTTGAGTTTTGTAGAAAAGGTTGGACTAGGATTGGAGAAGCTCTGTTGCACGTAATGGGCAAATTTAGATGTGAACCAGACGTTTATTCCTATAATATCGTGATAAATGCAAACTGCTTAAAAGGGCAATCATCATATGCACTTCATTTGTTGAATCTAATGATCGAAAATGGCTGTAAACCTAGCATTGCCACATTCTGTACCATCATTGATGCCTTCTGCAAGGAGGGTAACGTAGAGTTAGCCAGgaaatattttgatgaaattgaagaCATGGGTCTTTCTCAGAATACTATAGTCTATAATATCATGATAAGTGGGTATGTTAAGGCAAGAGACATTAGTCAAGCAAACTTGCTATTTGAAGAAATGAGGACCAAGGATATAGTTCCAGATGGCATTACTTTTAATACATTGGTTGCTGGCCATTACAGATATGGAAAGGAGGAGGATGGGAATCGATTATTAAGGGATTTATCTGTGTCTGGGTTGCTTCATGATTCTTCCCTATGTGATGTAACTGTTGCGGGATTGTGCTGGGCAGGTAGGTATGATGAAGCCATGAAGCTTTTAGAGAATTTACTTGGGAAAGGAATTCCTCCAAGTGTGGTCGCTTTTAATTCCATTATTGCAGCTTACGGCAATGCAGGTTTAGAAGAGAGGGCATTCTATGCCTATGGTATAATGGTGAAGTTTGGTTTAACCCCTTCATCTTCCACATGCAGTTCTTTGCTTATCAGCTTAGTTAGGAAGGGGAGCCTCGATGAAGCATGGATAGCTTTGTATGATATGATAGATAAAGGATTCCCCGTCACTAACATGGCCTTTACAGTTCTTTTGGATGGGTACTTCAGGATAGGAGCTGTTAATATGGCTGAAAGTTTGTGGAATGAGATGAAGGGTCGGGGGGTGTTTCCAGATGCTGTTGCATTTGCAGCTTTTATTAATGGGCTCTGTATTTCTGGTTTGATGACGGATGCTTATGATGTATTCTCTGACATGTTGAGAAAAGGGTTTGTGCCTAATAATTTTGTGTACAATTCCTTGATCGGTGGATTCTGTAAAGTGGGCAAACTAAATGAAGCTCTGAAATTGGTGagagaaatgaataaaagggGCCTTCTTCCAGATATTTTTACCGTGAATATGATAATCTGTGGGTTATGCAAACAAGGTAGGATGAAGTTAGCAATCGAGACGTTCATGGACATGTGTAGGATGGGATTATCTCCTGATATTGTCACTTACAACACACTTATTGATGGTTACTGTAAAGCATTTGACGTGGGTGGTGCCGATGatttaatgatgaaaatgtCAGATAGTGGGTGGGAACCTGATCTCACGACTTATAACATACGAATTCATGGTTACTGCACTGTCCGAAAAATCAATCGGGCTGTGATGATACTTGAGGAGCTTATTTCAGTAGGAATTGTTCCAAATACTGTAACATACAACACTATGATCAATGCTGTTTGTAATGTCATCTTGGATCACGCTATGATTTTAACTGCAAAATTACTTAAGATGGCGTTTGTTCCAAATACCGTGACAGTAAACGTATTATTGTCTCAATTTTGCAAGCAAGGGATGCCAGAGAAAGCCATATTTTGGGGTCAGAAGTTGAGTGAGATTCATCTAGACTTTGATGAAACAACACATAAATTAATGAACAGAGCCTACCGTGCTTTAGAAGAAGGTGGCGAGGTTATAAATACATCATACGAGAAAAGCGTGTTTATGGATTTTCTCATGTATATTACTTACGATTACTTTTGTAGAACTAAACCcttaagagaaaaagatgataGCTCAACATTTAAAACCAGTTTTAGTCAGTTCAATACGTTGATTGAAGTATAA
- the LOC101222372 gene encoding eukaryotic translation initiation factor 4G produces the protein MSFNQSSHYKKSRRSSSFNQQKTSCGLHSMPADSGRYAPPNVSNHSVKQSNDGQQARKTCAGVSSVSSTVTSPGGQNGSYGQPQQNGSASNPIKLSGSENGAVFKIATSQTTSKTFDAFSDSKSGIVQHIATSKPTSRPSDTISFKDLGEQHVTFPLQFGSLSPGFQIPWTSSAPSNLQEPIFNQAPRHLFKSAPSGSVLPVPKQQIARNDSSVCDQPNIGTSNPEPETKTEIEVLSRAPLNQIRKPSHESSVSHRASVSLPDNKSMNVVHHIADIPNVKEVQVQDENSTSSAAKHVAMQSLPGSLTQAIYSCPKESLSRTNKIKADNKVTGKKGLVQHLHQSEVSNPICYSKLESSLQCEQSKHELVGTTKAVPRRLSGSQDDIEQSKPPSCMKPTAINNGNSKSKTLECDGHEPIISHAEVGSTNDNNVLSNFITNGWKTSPIIESCQSDTNTNYDTVVCRTDLQSAFDDTSELSEMKQEGDRMDHPGAQCDPNFRPFIEDKPVMDTNKKNKLKKKKRRELLRKADAAETTSDLYMAYKEPDEKKETVISAESSSGTINMKHESAGSVKEDADLIKKDVQNKLAPDDWEDAVDISIDTLKYEGGFEDKANGKVALHIEDESGDLLKKYSRDFLLKFAEHFMDLPDGFEVTPSIKGLLSINHDLGFVNVNSLANLGKKDMPSRGSRLDHRAIAVDDRQLDSGRHSHLDSSRPPLGATNSAVKSPWAHIGSQGKIQRNGSNSDRWQRDASFQLKGIIASPTPSQAMHRAEKKYEVGKLADKEETKQRQLKAILNKLTPQNFEKLFEQVKAVNIDNSKTLSGVISQIFDKALMEPTFCEMYAKFCLHLAGELPDFSDDNQKITFKRLLLNKCQEEFEKEQEENDEVNKVGEMEQSAEEREVNRTKARRRMLGNIRLIGELYKKKMITEKIMHVCIKKLLGQYQNPDEEDIEALCKLMSTIGEMIDHPKAKEHMNAYFEMMTTLSNNMKLSSRVRFMLKDAIDLRKNKWQQRRKVEGPKKIDEVHRDAAQERQAQTSRLSRGPEMSATLRRGSSMDFGLRAPALLPSPNAQVGGFHGFSTQNYGSSSQDSRFEDKLQSSEAKAFPTPLPQRPISDDAITLGPQGSLARGMSIRGSRSVSSNSLANLSSPNGNNSQRMVPVSSPHGLASEHATSNFRGYIPSRRFSMGILAKSLDQVINAQEPGSSNGSRQLGSIDSGLGRSQPTKCEQPALTANGHSEATSKEHLQDKSIAAIREYYSARDEKEVALCIKDLNSPEFHSSMISLWVTDSFERQNTERGLLAKLLVSLTKSKDGTITQLQLLKGIQSVLATLDDAVNDAPKAPEFMGRLLANLVVENLITLKEIGKFIREGGKEPGNLVQVGIAADVLGNLLEAVQLEKGQIFLNKILKSSSDLQLATFCPIKSTKLEKFI, from the exons ATGTCTTTCAATCAATCAAGTCATTATAAGAAATCTAGACGATCGTCGAGCTTCAATCAACAGAAAACTTCTTGCGGACTTCATTCTATGCCGGCCGATTCTGGCAGGTATGCGCCGCCGAACGTCTCCAACCATAG TGTTAAGCAGTCTAACGATGGGCAACAAGCGCGGAAAACTTGTGCTGGTGTATCCTCTGTAAGTTCTACCGTTACCTCCCCTGGAGGACAAAACGGTTCTTATGGACAGCCGCAACAGAATG GGTCAGCATCCAATCCAATAAAACTGTCAGGATCTGAAAACGGGGCTGTTTTTAAAATCGCAACTTCTCAGACGACCTCAAAGACTTTTGATGCATTTTCAGATTCCAAGAGCGGAATTGTTCAACATATTGCAACTTCTAAGCCTACCTCAAGACCTTCCGACACCATCTCCTTTAAAG ACTTGGGAGAACAGCATGTAACATTTCCACTTCAATTTGGATCCTTAAGTCCCGGTTTCCAG ATTCCTTGGACCAGCTCAGCTCCTTCAAATCTGCAAGAACCGATATTTAACCAG GCACCACGCCACTTGTTTAAATCTGCACCTTCGGGGTCAGTGCTGCCAGTACCCAAACAACAAATAGCAAGAAATGATTCCAGTGTCTGTGATCAACCAAATATTGGAACGTCCAATCCAGAGCCAGAGACCAAAACAGAGATAGAAGTCTTGTCAAGAGCACCCTTAAACCAGATTCGTAAGCCTTCCCATGAATCATCCGTTAGTCACAGAGCTTCTGTTTCCCTCCCTGATAACAAGAGTATGAATGTTGTGCATCATATTGCCGATATCCCTAATGTGAAAGAAGTCCAAGTTCAAGATGAGAACTCTACTTCCTCAGCAGCAAAGCATGTGGCAATGCAGTCTCTTCCTGGGTCTTTGACGCAGGCCATCTACTCATGTCCTAAAGAAAGCCTGTCTAGGACCAACAAAATTAAGGCCGATAATAAAGTAACAGGCAAGAAAGGACTGGTTCAACATCTGCATCAGTCTGAGGTCTCAAATCCCATTTGTTATTCTAAGCTGGAATCCTCTTTGCAATGCGAGCAATCAAAGCATGAGCTTGTTGGAACAACAAAAGCAGTACCGAGAAGATTGTCTGGTTCTCAAGATGACATAGAACAAAGCAAACCTCCATCTTGTATGAAGCCAACGGCAATTAATAATGGCAATTCAAAGTCAAAAACACTGGAATGTGATGGACATGAACCTATAATTTCACATGCAGAAGTTGGCAGTACAAACGACAATAATGttctttctaatttcataACTAATGGATGGAAGACTTCGCCTATTATTGAATCTTGTCAAAGTGATACTAACACTAACTATGATACTGTAGTGTGCCGAACTGATCTGCAATCTGCTTTTGATGATACATCCGAGCTCTCAGAGATGAAGCAGGAAGGAGATAGAATGGATCACCCGGGTGCTCAATGTGACCCTAATTTTAGACCCTTTATTGAGGATAAGCCTGTTATGGACacaaataagaagaataagttgaagaagaagaagagaagggaaCTCCTTCGGAAGGCAGATGCCGCGGAGACTACTTCCGACCTTTATATGGCATATAAAGAACCTGACGAGAAGAAAGAGACTGTTATCTCTGCAGAAAGCTCCAGTGGGACCATAAATATGAAACATGAGTCTGCTGGTTCTGTCAAGGAAGATGCTGACTTGATCAAGAAGGATGTTCAGAATAAACTTGCTCCAGATGATTGGGAAGATGCAGTTGATATTTCTATTGATACATTGAAATACGAGGGTGGTTTTGAGGACAAGGCCAACGGAAAAGTAGCACTGCATATCGAGGATGAGAGTGGAGATCTGCTCAAAAAGTACTCCAGAGATTTCCTCCTGAAATTTGCCGAGCATTTCATGGACCTTCCCGATGGGTTTGAAGTTACTCCCAGCATAAAGGGTTTATTGAGTATTAACCATGACTTGGGTTTTGTTAATGTTAATTCACTTGCTAACCTTGGAAAAAAGGATATGCCAAGTAGAGGATCTCGACTAGATCATCGTGCTATTGCTGTTGATGACAGACAACTTGATTCAGGGCGGCATTCACACTTGGATAGCAGTCGACCTCCCCTAGGTGCTACCAATAGTGCTGTAAAGTCCCCATGGGCACACATTGGTTCTCAGGGAAAGATCCAAAGAAATGGCTCCAATTCTGATAGGTGGCAAAGAGATGCTAGTTTTCAGCTGAAAGGTATTATTGCTTCTCCAACTCCATCGCAGGCGATGCACAGAGCCGAGAAGAAATATGAAGTGGGCAAACTGGCTGACAAGGAAGAGACCAAACAAAGGCAGTTGAAGGCTATACTAAACAAGCTAACTCcgcaaaattttgaaaaactcttTGAACAAGTGAAAGCAGTTAATATTGATAATTCGAAGACACTAAGTGGTGTCATCTCTCAGATCTTTGACAAAGCTCTGATGGAGCCCACTTTCTGTGAAATGTATGCCAAATTTTGTCTCCATCTGGCTGGTGAGTTACCTGATTTTAGCGATGATAATCAGAAGATTACTTTTAAAAGGTTGCTTTTAAACAAGTGCCAAGAGGAATTTGAGAAAGAGcaggaagaaaatgatgaagtcAATAAGGTCGGTGAGATGGAACAGTCTGCAGAGGAACGAGAAGTAAATAGAACAAAGGCGCGCAGAAGAATGCTTGGCAACATCAGATTAATTGGCGAGCTTtacaagaaaaagatgataaCAGAGAAAATTATGCATGTATGCATCAAGAAATTGTTGGGTCAATATCAAAATCCGGATGAGGAAGATATTGAAGCATTGTGCAAATTGATGAGCACCATAGGAGAGATGATAGACCACCCCAAAGCTAAGGAGCATATGAATGCATATTTTGAGATGATGACTACATTATCTAATAACATGAAGCTGTCATCTAGGGTTAGATTCATGTTAAAGGATGCAATTGATTTGAGAAAGAATAAATGGCAACAGAGGAGAAAAGTTGAAGGacctaaaaaaattgatgaagtCCACAGGGATGCTGCGCAAGAACGTCAAGCACAAACCAGTAGATTAAGCCGTGGTCCTGAAATGAGTGCAACATTGAGGAGGGGATCATCAATGGATTTTGGTTTAAGAGCGCCTGCACTGTTGCCTTCTCCCAATGCCCAGGTTGGTGGTTTTCACGGTTTCTCAACCCAGAATTATGGTTCAAGCAGTCAAGACTCTCGTTTTGAAGATAAGCTGCAGTCTTCTGAGGCCAAGGCATTCCCAACTCCATTGCCCCAAAGACCTATCAGTGATGATGCTATCACTTTGGGTCCCCAGGGTAGTTTAGCTAGAGGAATGTCCATTAGAGGGTCACGATCTGTTTCATCCAATTCATTAGCAAATTTGTCCTCGCCGAATGGTAACAACTCTCAAAGAATGGTACCTGTTTCAAGTCCCCATGGCTTAGCATCAGAGCATGCAACTTCCAACTTCAGAGGGTACATCCCCtcaagaagattttcaatggGAATTCTAGCAAAATCCCTCGATCAGGTGATTAATGCTCAGGAACCTGGTAGTAGTAATGGATCTAGGCAATTGGGAAGCATTGATAGCGGTCTGGGAAGGTCTCAGCCGACCAAATGTGAACAACCAGCTTTAACTGCGAATGGTCATTCTGAAGCTACGTCCAAAGAACATCTACAAGATAAATCCATAGCAGCGATTAGGGAATATTACAG TGCTAGAGACGAGAAGGAAGTTGCACTGTGCATCAAGGACTTGAATTCGCCTGAATTCCATTCATCCATGATTTCTCTTTGGGTCACAGACTCCTTTGAGAGACAAAACACAGAAAGAGGTCTTTTAGCTAAACTTCTTGTTAGCCTCACCAAATCAAAGGATGGTACAATCACTCAACTCCAACTTCTCAAAGG aATCCAGTCCGTTCTTGCCACTCTGGATGATGCGGTGAATGATGCTCCGAAAGCTCCAGAATTTATGGGGCGATTACTCGCAAACTTAGTGGTGGAAAACTTGATTACATTGAAAGAAATTGGCAAGTTCATACGTGAAGGTGGAAAGGAGCCTGGAAATCTTGTACAAGTTGGGATTGCAGCTGATGTTCTTGGCAACTTGCTGGAGGCAGTTCAATTGGAGAAAGGTCAGATTTTCTTGAACAAAATTCTTAAAAGTTCTTCTGATCTGCAACTGGCGACATTTTGTCCTATCAAATCAACAAAGTTAgagaaatttatttag
- the LOC101206581 gene encoding probable serine/threonine-protein kinase PBL19, with amino-acid sequence MKCFYYFKDKSRSRRQRSAPQLKEQQESDFSGCSRTAASSCSLTSPRSVPELYEEKAHNLRVFSFTELRQATQDFNRLLKIGQGGFGSVFKGSIKPVDGNGDPLVVAIKQLSKDGLQGHKQWLAEVQFLGIVEHPNLVKLIGYCAVDGSRGIQRLLVYEYMPNRSLEDHLFNKALPPLAWRTRLHIVLGAAQGLAYLHEGLEVQIIYRDFKSSNVLLDENFHPKLSDFGLAREGPEIGRTHVSTAVMGTNGYAAPDYIETGHLTAKSDVWSLGVVLYEILTGRRSLERNRSRFEHKLVEWVKHFNPDSKKFSLIIDPRLENQYPINAARKLAKLADTCLAKNAKDRPSMAEVVNSLKEIIKSEDNSKPYEKSPDSVIDEPDMEREPEKMEAPKSWRRRMSHLQKLGEHVEGASRRRFMIMQSAKVP; translated from the exons ATGAAGTGCTTCTACTACTTCAAAGACAAATCCAGGAGTAGGCGTCAAAGATCGGCACCTCAATTGAAAGAGCAGCAAGAATCTGACTTTTCAGGGTGTAGTCGGACAGCTGCTTCTTCGTGCTCTCTGACTTCTCCTCGGAGTGTACCTGAATTGTATGAAGAGAAAGCACATAATTTGAGGGTATTCTCATTTACAGAGCTGAGACAGGCAACACAAGACTTCAACCGGCTTCTTAAGATTGGACAAGGGGGATTCGGGAGTGTATTCAAAGGCTCAATTAAGCCTGTTGATGGGAATGGAGATCCCCTTGTTGTTGCTATCAAGCAACTGAGCAAGGATGGCTTACAG GGCCATAAGCAGTGGCTGGCTGAAGTTCAATTTCTTGGTATTGTGGAGCATCCAAATCTTGTCAAACTCATAGGATACTGTGCTGTGGATGGATCAAGAGGAATTCAAAGACTGCTTGTTTATGAGTATATGCCAAACAGAAGCTTGGAAGATCATCTGTTCAACAAGGCGCTACCACCACTCGCCTGGAGAACAAGACTCCATATAGTACTTGGAGCAGCCCAGGGATTGGCTTATCTGCATGAAGGATTGGAAGTTCAG ATAATATACAGAGATTTCAAGAGCTCAAATGTGTTGCTGGATGAAAACTTTCATCCAAAACTTTCGGATTTTGGGCTCGCCAGGGAAGGGCCAGAAATCGGGCGTACTCATGTTTCTACAGCa GTAATGGGGACAAATGGATATGCAGCTCCAGATTACATCGAGACGGGACATCTCACGGCAAAAAGCGATGTATGGAGCCTTGGTGTCGTGCTGTATGAGATTTTGACAGGAAGACGTTCATTGGAGAGAAATCGTTCGAGATTCGAACACAAACTTGTGGAATGGGTCAAACATTTCAATCCTGACAGTAAAAAGTTTAGTTTGATAATAGATCCTAGGCTTGAAAACCAGTATCCTATCAATGCAGCTAGAAAACTAGCTAAGTTAGCAGATACTTGCCTGGCTAAGAATGCGAAGGATAGGCCCTCCATGGCTGAGGTAGTGAACAGCTTGAAGGAGATTATCAAATCTGAGGACAACAGCAAACCCTATGAGAAAAGTCCCGATTCTGTCATTGACGAACCTGACATGGAAAGAGAGCCAGAGAAAATGGAAGCACCGAAATCATGGAGAAGGCGAATGAGCCACCTGCAGAAACTGGGAGAGCACGTGGAGGGTGCAAGTAGAAGAAGATTTATGATAATGCAAAGTGCAAAAGTGCCTTAA